From a region of the Pongo abelii isolate AG06213 chromosome 9, NHGRI_mPonAbe1-v2.0_pri, whole genome shotgun sequence genome:
- the LOC100938691 gene encoding LOW QUALITY PROTEIN: olfactory receptor 5B21 (The sequence of the model RefSeq protein was modified relative to this genomic sequence to represent the inferred CDS: inserted 2 bases in 1 codon; deleted 1 base in 1 codon): MENSTEVTEFILLGLTDDPNLQIPLLLAFLFIYLITLLGNGGMIVIIHSDSHLHTPMYFFLSNLSFVDLGYSSAVAPKTVAALRSGGKAISYNGCAPQFFFFVGFATVECYLLASMAYDHHAAVCRPLHYTTTMTAGVCVLLATGSYVSGFLNASIHAAGTFRLSFCGSKEINHFFCDIPPLLALSCSDTRISKLVVFFVVGFSVFFTLLVILISYFFICITIQRMRSAEGRKKVFSTCASHLTAVSIFYGTIIFMYLQPNSSQSVDTDKIAXVFYTVVIPMLNPLIYSLRNKEVKSALWKILNKLYPQY, from the exons ATGGAGAATAGCACAGAAGTGACAGAGTTTATCCTCTTGGGATTAACAGATGACCCCAATCTTCAGATACCCCTCCTCCTGGCATTTTTATTCATCTACCTCATCACCCTGCTTGGGAATGGGGGAATGATAGTG ATCATCCACTCAGACTCCCATCTCCACACTCCAATGTACTTTTTCCTCAGTAACCTCTCCTTTGTAGACTTGGGTTACTCATCAGCTGTAGCCCCCAAAACGGTGGCTGCATTGCGGTCAGGGGGCAAGGCCATCTCCTACAATGGATGTGCACCTCAGTTCTTCTTCTTTGTGGGGTTTGCCACTGTTGAGTGCTACCTCCTGGCCTCCATGGCCTATGACCACCATGCAGCGGTATGTAGGCCTCTTCATTACACCACCACCATGACAGCAGGTGTGTGTGTCCTTCTTGCTACTGGTTCCTATGTCTCTGGCTTCCTCAATGCCTCTATCCACGCAGCAGGCACCTTCAGACTCTCCTTCTGTGGTTCTAAAGAGATTAATCATTTCTTCTGTGACATTCCCCCACTACTGGCTCTCTCATGCTCTGACACACGCATCAGCAAGTTGGTGGTCTTCTTTGTGGTGGGCTTCAGTGTCTTTTTCACCCTCCTGGTCATCCTTATTTCTTACTTCTTCATATGCATCACCATTCAAAGGATGCGTTCTGCTGAAGGGCGGAAGAAAGTCTTCTCCACCTGTGCTTCCCATCTCACTGCTGTGTCCATCTTCTATGGCACAATCATCTTCATGTACTTACAGCCCAACTCCAGCCAGTCCGTGGACACAGACAAAATAGC TGTGTTTTACACAGTGGTGATTCCCATGCTGAATCCCTTGATCTACAGCCTTAGGAACAAAGAAGTGAAAAGTGCTCTCTGGAAAATACTCAACAAACTTTACCCCCAATATTAA